One genomic window of Hippocampus zosterae strain Florida chromosome 12, ASM2543408v3, whole genome shotgun sequence includes the following:
- the rif1 gene encoding telomere-associated protein RIF1 isoform X2 yields the protein MMPSAEPPNNFSIVPLLECLEDSAAGRPEQTDAYLTIANRLSGEEGRQFLPAVTKHFSRLGNTILSHVSSAHAELSQAALQALGFCVYHSHVVSGVSETFTTEILSALCSLVAKSPEKNTCTRALWVISKQNFPAFMVGKKVPCILSMLESVWSRGEVQSVVMEHEALNVVIRLLEQVPAQMGEWAVCWAKLVIPLVVHSASKVRLRAAAALEMGLPLLLQNQMEVAAIIEPLMSTKLIPELQKLFMSKNEMNVLKLWPLFVKLLGKLLHRGGPFINSLLHLEELGFRSSSPTVKKIAFIAWKSLIDNFALNPDILCSGKRMKLLMQPLMSINIRTETLMLTKVEVWWYLVVQLGPNLSPHFDLVSLPLLQCTIGSEATSAPATPARGQNGVATPSTPKSAAPTAFNNLTPNSSRLNLNSSMQPSSSVRSIKLLGLEMLLHYFLGPDVVSTATKSKLVLTLEPLRYPLLSAASSFSKHAPALISSIKDGFNNVGKDAPDALLALLWDHLVHYVMLTIESGSKKDRHGCEVLTLMLQALQNVVCSQVLPADKVLVLFESTVKGISPRVLGSASYQGTPALYLILLLFDSNMLPAYIEDARFYQCLQTLVGCSLSGPTSPLAFAEAVLGAAGCSAASVQSKEHLLRMWSVVVAPLTDTITQSNEVNQGDALEHNFSAVHSALMFPITHLLSGSPQQQAAQKSMLSTWSKLYKVFARCSALVITAEENVCCEELCVKMAATVDRDTLTVPSTLTTVACILQVMVECMDFSPYTSQFQQKLKSPHTPVNWTKKRSKALGNLSTFHSLLVQCLDVYLAVEDVPSETTGMALLSVLSALFTNLVLANAVKEALTALIPHLVGLYKQATCEPPRFTTQIMTKMEKLLGEVLVCIQSRSNLATDNELLALLSPLLCVLFPHKNKQHRTAVTHFWNSTFANAVGLIYPDELRPVLSQVKQKTPIILPGFETVNVADELSGQYSSESSQLETKLSGVTVASTTNRDSLLVEREELNSRSSSRTSKSVSTKLEFGSTKVPRGEVLDEEASVDFVFIPPEAKERVLTEHQKEVKRTKRVDIPAMYNNLDASLDTTVFTQYTQSQEESLSKLTTEEADKVATKASAEITQETNEVADVRPKTQDFAIQKALENESAKEDQEIIPESMDVSVEDARCSGSVEDKDTQEEKNTSPNMSSSSDLVSGTPQKSSGGSRRQSFITLEKYIERKSTSPSTASSFTGPLVKTSASCQDSNSPSREASQKALDQNSQLSSQALSKCPVSDLQESPRKLDGERKVEPVRLTSHEEVDDVIPDTQTEFAAMENSSVSSASDDMRSFNPEGDSQETGDDSQFSESLTSPGERRHRKHGKHLLAGEKPVDSSTPLNRPNTRSKVASSRIRLRSQRDSSSSSQTKSPVRSQRKVKLYSSSGSFLLEPEEKKRRPRSQESSQMDQLSEAESQSQPKRGRPQKSPAETKDTRLKRKKIASQTNLKSNSQSDSESQSEQRHSKSLRGAKEDSLQNSQCELQSGTPSDLERQSLRKRGRPPKSVSKPKEEVRRGAAQSEKLPSQADIYSDTRTDSEENAQKNGCHPSDCFQDPNGVDLKPRSMSEKTSMQSETPADSEKQSQQNCGQLCSSLLESREEGLKISSQTDLISHTLANQKSDGQHDLPATSFIEPKEEDLGNAEMTSEKVSDEIDLQSEIQYDTQIEKQGRSIIISKSLPESEVVLKMQPMSSQTDSQSDTGSDAGSQARQKRVRHSKSLSKILEAGDSQSQVLSEPVKWSQTDLLPKQIKNDANRSSSQIVIVSAETDGQAQEVEFLEQCIKQEKDSHSIASLTSNTIQKGINTPACILSNQEDIAKDEPETEFSQEDTQEITPASTDSPPLPRRRRRKASPEAGEEKSEPKALPRTQSSSHSQDNSPTEAGERGRTRRSKVQSNSSATSTPESSQSFDVAGSTESSQGRKSRRRFSKVFTASTEALKSELAEAKEKNSLPVKRLKSPGTSDIDFIAAEKNSADAEMLETAQVQEDSPKSLNTVLSELPDRSDNCKEIQMNVAAAEALEPENPDPEMTSLNSSPSKRKRRRRKFRTKVNSSSSQESNTGDVESSGMLASQDTLTEHSQEGLDSEAFAAHAKTLAEEANEKLQVSKSSPEETTPIVVGKQCHSVNEDHSVVPVEEAQTCALGQRQEECSNAAEGSAANVEKTSHPMLEDILPLHESLRDEEVQDEERTQTSNTDGDPKSAQSDVCTTESTLSAISQDSSPAKLKDLEAELIPDLVQSPCANKTKGTWSPSASPSTSILKKGQKRPVEEETPSPLVKSRRVSFANPIQHQETADDIDRRSPAVRTSSPRRGKVGTIPLPKFVTTPTKGPLTTSPRNLHSPNFRSSKKCLISEMSREPRPVSKNCIYPALVGCAAPIEAVLPQISSNIWSRGFGQLLRARNIKTVGDLSALTPSEIKTLPIHSPKICNVKKALRSYEQQRKGRGLDELKSFVEMEMMTSEPEETRNPDGEEKPTDMLATGLTNEPAPAKLEEERSEATPDSSASGASEDPSAGPEGLLARLDALDCAVTPPHLSGCSPQQLFDVHEHLTLLMRRVMSEMQGRLAPANEQP from the exons ATGATGCCGTCAGCGGAGCCTCCGAACAACTTCAGCATCGTCCCTTTGCTGGAGTGTCTGGAGGACAGCGCCGCTGGACGCCCTGAGCAGACTGATGCCTACCTCACCATTGCCAA tcGGCTGAGTGGAGAGGAAGGCCGCCAGTTTCTTCCTGCCGTGACAAAGCACTTTTCTCGCTTGGGTAATACCATCTTG AGTCATGTAAGCAGTGCGCATGCTGAGCTGAGCCAAGCCGCTCTACAAGCTTTGGGCTTTTGTGTCTATCATTCGCACGTTGTCTCTGGAGTGTCTG AAACGTTCACCACAGAAATCCTGTCCGCACTTTGCTCCCTGGTGGCCAAATCGCCGGAGAAGAACACTTGCACCAGAGCCTTATGGGTCATCTCCAAACAGAACTTCCCTGCCTTTATGGTGGGCAAAAAG GTGCCATGTATACTGAGCATGTTGGAGAGCGTGTGGAGCAGAGGGGAAGTGCAGTCGGTCGTCATGGAGCATGAGGCTCTGAATGTAGTCATCAG GCTGCTGGAGCAAGTTCCAGCTCAGATGGGAGAGTGGGCCGTGTGCTGGGCCAAGCTCGTCATTCCTCTGGTGGTGCACTCGGCCTCCAAGGTGCGACTGCGGGCAGCGGCTGCCTTGGAGATGGGTCTGCCTTTACTGCTGCAAAATCAGATGGAAGTGGCTGCTATCATCGAGCCCTTGATGTCTACG aAACTGATTCCAGAGCTGCAGAAGCTTTTCATgtccaaaaatgaaatgaatgtccTCAAGCTCTGGCCATTATTTGTAAAACTTCTTGGGAAG CTGCTCCACCGAGGAGGTCCCTTTATCAACTCGTTGCTCCATTTGGAGGAGCTGGGCTTTCGCAGTTCCTCTCCTACCGTCAAGAAAATCGCTTTTATCGCCTGGAAGAGTTTGATCGATAACTTTGCTCTTAATCCAG aCATCCTTTGCAGTGGAAAGCGCATGAAGCTTCTCATGCAGCCCCTCATGTCGATCAATATTCGTACAGAGACGCTAATGCTTACCAAGGTGGAGGTGTGGTGGTACCTAGTGGTCCAACTCGGCCCAAACCTGTCGCCCCACTTTGATTTG GTGTCACTCCCATTGCTACAGTGCACCATTGGATCAGAAGCCACCTCGGCCCCAGCCACCCCTGCCAGAGGTCAGAATGGCGTTGCAACACCCAGCACACCCAAATCTG cTGCCCCAACGGCATTCAATAACCTGACACCCAATTCGTCTCGACTGAACCTGAACTCCAGCATGCAGCCCTCCTCCTCCGTCCGCTCCATAAAGTTGCTGGGCCTGGAAATGCTGCTCCACTACTTCCTGGGACCTGATGTGGTCTCCACAGCGACTAAAAGCAAGCTGGTCCTGACTCTCG AGCCTTTGAGGTACCCGCTGTTGAGTGCTGCTTCTTCCTTTAGCAAGCATGCTCCTGCACTCATCTCCAGCATCAAAGATGGCTTCAACAATGTCGGCAAGGATGCTCCAG ATGCCCTTTTGGCACTTCTATGGGATCATCTTGTACATTATGTCATGCTGACCATTGAGTCTG GAAGCAAGAAGGACCGACACGGCTGTGAAGTTCTGACCCTCATGCTTCAAGCCCTACAGAATGTGGTTTGCTCACAAGTTCTTCCTGCAGACAAAGTGCTA GTTCTCTTCGAGAGCACCGTTAAAGGCATCTCCCCGCGTGTACTAGGCTCCGCCTCCTACCAA GGAACACCGGCACTGTACCTCATTCTGCTCCTCTTTGACAGCAACATGCTGCCGGCCTACATCGAAGACGCCAG GTTTTATCAATGTCTCCAGACACTCGTGGGCTGCAGCTTGTCGGGCCCCACCTCCCCACTAGCCTTCGCCGAGGCAGTGTTGGGCGCCGCTGGCTGCAGTGCCGCCTCAGTGCAGAGCAAGGAGCACCTGTTGAGGATGTGGAGCGTCGTGGTCGCCCCGCTCACAGACACAATCACACAG TCTAATGAAGTCAACCAAGGGGACGCCCTGGAGCACAACTTCAGCGCCGTGCACTCAGCCCTAATGTTCCCCATCACTCACCTGCTGAGTGGCTCACCTCAGCAGCag GCAGCTCAGAAGTCCATGCTGTCTACTTGGTCCAAACTGTACAAGGTGTTCGCACGCTGTTCGGCTCTGGTGATTACCGCTGAGGAGAACGTCTGCTGTGAGGAGCTCTGtgttaaaatggccgccacggTTGATCGAGATACTCTCACA GTTCCATCCACGCTGACAACTGTTGCCTGCATCCTTCAAGTCATGGTGGAATGTATGGACTTCTCTCCCTACACATCACAGTTCCAGCAGAAACTCAAGT CTCCTCACACTCCAGTAAACTGGACCAAGAAGAGAAGCAAGGCTCTTGGCAACCTGTCCACCTTCCATTCTCTGCTGGTTCAGTGTCTGGATGTTTACCTGGCAGTGGAGGATGTTCCATCAGAAACCACGGGCATGGCCCTGCTCTCCGTCTTGTCTGCCCTCTTCACCAACCTGGTGCTTGCTAACGCTGTTAAAGAGGCTCTGACCGCCCTCATTCCGCATCTCGTTGGGCTCTACAAGCAAGCAACCTGCGAGCCCCCCAGATTTACGACACAGATTATGACCAAA ATGGAGAAGCTTCTGGGAGAGGTCTTGGTCTGCATTCAGAGCCGCTCCAACTTGGCCACTGACAATGAGCTCCTGGCTCTGCTTTCACCGTTGCTCTGTGTGCTGTTCCCACACAAAAACAAGCAGCACCGCACGGCTGTTACCCACTTCTGGAATTCCACCTTTGCTAATGCGGTCGGCCTCATCTACCCGGATGAGCTCAG GCCAGTTCTGAGCCAAGTGAAGCAAAAGACTCCCATCATTCTTCCTGGCTTTGAAACAGTCAATGTGGCCGACGAGCTCAGTGGACAGTATTCC agcGAGAGTTCCCAGTTAGAAACCAAACTCAGCGGTGTGACAGTTGCCTCTACTACAAACAGGGACTCTCTGCTTGTAGAGAGGGAGGAGCTGAATAGCCGAAGCTCCTCGAGAACCTCCAAATCTGTTTCT ACAAAACTGGAGTTTGGCTCCACCAAGGTTCCTCGCGGGGAAGTACTGGATGAGGAGGCCTCTGTTGACTTTGTCTTCATTCCACCGGAAGCAAAGGAGAGAGTTTTAACAGAACACCAGAAGGAAGTTAAAAGGACCAAGAG GGTTGACATACCTGCCATGTACAACAACCTGGATGCCTCCTTGGATACTACAGTTTTCACGCAGTACACGCAAAGCCAAGAAGAATCTCT GAGCAAATTAACAACCGAAGAAGCTGACAAAGTTGCCACAAAAGCTTCCGCTGAG ATAACTCAGGAGACAAATGAAGTTGCTGACGTTCGCCCAAAGACTCAAGACTTTGCAATCCAGAAAGCCTTGGAAAATGAATCAGCGAAGGAGGATCAGGAAATTATTCCAGAGTCAATGGATGTTTCCGTAGAAGATGCCAGATGCAGTGGCAGTGTAGAAGATAAGGAcacacaagaggaaaaaaacaccagTCCCAACATGTCAAGCTCTTCAGATTTAGTCTCTGGAACACCCCAGAAGTCAAGTGGCGGCAGCCGCCGTCAATCCTTCATTACGTTGGAGAAATATATTGAAAGAAAGTCGACGAGCCCCAGTACTGCATCCTCGTTCACGGGTCCCCTCGTGAAGACTTCTGCTTCTTGCCAGGACTCAAACAGCCCCTCCCGAGAGGCTTCCCAGAAAGCCCTTGATCAAAATTCTCAGCTGTCCTCACAGGCACTGTCAAAGTGTCCAGTAAGTGACCTCCAAGAGTCACCGCGCAAATTAGACGGCGAGAGGAAAGTCGAGCCTGTAAGGCTGACGAGTCATGAAGAagttgatgatgtcatcccGGACACTCAGACTGAATTTGCGGCCATGGAGAATAGCTCCGTGTCTTCCGCGTCGGATGATATGAGAAGCTTTAATCCAGAGGGGGATTCTCAAGAGACTGGAGATGATTCGCAGTTTTCCGAGAGTTTGACTTCTCCGGGTGAGCGGAGACACCGTAAGCACGGTAAACATCTCCTCGCAGGAGAAAAGCCAGTTGATTCAAGCACACCACTGAACCGACCCAATACGAGAAGCAAGGTGGCGAGTAGTAGAATTCGGCTGAGGTCTCAGCGTGACAGCAGTTCCTCGAGTCAAACTAAGTCTCCAGTTCGATCACAGAGGAAGGTCAAGCTGTACAGCAGTTCAGGGAGTTTCCTCCTTgaacctgaagaaaaaaaacgaagacCCAGATCGCAAGAGTCAAGTCAAATGGACCAGCTGTCTGAAGCTGAAAGCCAGTCGCAGCCAAAGCGCGGCCGACCTCAAAAGTCCCCGGCAGAGACCAAAGATACTCGTCTGAAGCGTAAAAAAATTGCCAGTCAAACGAACTTGAAATCCAACTCCCAGTCTGATTCTGAAAGCCAGTCGGAGCAAAGGCATAGCAAATCCTTACGGGGGGCCAAGGAGGACAGTCTTCAGAACAGTCAGTGTGAGTTGCAATCAGGCACTCCATCTGATTTAGAAAGACAGTCGCTGCGAAAGCGTGGGCGACCTCCCAAATCCGTATCGAAGCCTAAAGAGGAAGTCCGCAGGGGTGCAGCGCAGTCCGAAAAATTGCCCAGCCAAGCGGATATATATTCAGACACTCGGACTGATTCTGAAGAAAACGCAcaaaaaaatggctgccatcCTAGTGATTGTTTTCAGGACCCCAACGGGGTTGATCTTAAGCCCCGCTCAATGTCTGAAAAAACATCCATGCAATCAGAAACGCCGGCTGATTCTGAAAAGCAGTCGCAGCAAAATTGTGGCCAACTTTGCAGTTCTCTGTTGGAGTCAAGAGAGGAGGGCCTTAAAATTTCCAGTCAAACCGATTTAATATCACACACTCTGGCCAATCAGAAGTCCGACGGACAGCATGACCTGCCTGCCACATCCTTTATAGAGCCAAAGGAGGAAGATCTTGGGAATGCAGAGATGACGTCTGAAAAGGTATCTGATGAAATTGACTTACAATCAGAAATTCAATATGATACTCAAATAGAAAAACAGGGAAGGAGTATCATCATTTCCAAATCTTTACCGGAATCTGAGGTGGTTCTTAAAATGCAACCAATGTCCAGCCAAACAGACTCACAATCGGACACGGGGTCTGATGCCGGAAGCCAGGCACGGCAAAAACGTGTCCGAcattcaaaatcattgagtaagaTTTTGGAAGCAGGCGACTCCCAGTCGCAGGTTTTGTCTGAACCCGTAAAATGGAGCCAGACTGACTTGCTAccgaaacaaattaaaaacgaTGCTAATCGGTCAAGTTCTCAAATAGTCATTGTCTCAGCTGAAACTGATGGCCAAGCACAAGAGGTCGAATTCTTAGAACAGtgcataaaacaagaaaaagattCTCATTCTATTGCTTCTTTAACTAGTAACACGATCCAAAAAGGAATAAACACGCCAGCTTGCATTCTTAGTAATCAGGAGGACATCGCCAAAGATGAACCAGAAACTGAATTCAGTCAAGAAGACACACAAGAGATTACGCCGGCATCCACTGATAGTCCGCCTCTGCCACGACGTAGACGAAGGAAGGCATCGCCAGAGGCAGGAGAAGAGAAGAGTGAACCAAAGGCCTTGCCCAGAACGCAGAGTAGCTCTCATTCTCAAGACAATAGTCCAACAGAAGCTGGCGAAAGAGGTCGGACAAGAAGAAGCAAGGTACAGTCCAACTCGAGTGCCACTTCCACTCCAGAAAGCTCCCAGTCTTTTGATGTTGCGGGGTCCACAGAGTCTTCTCAAGGCAGGAAATCCAGACGGAGATTTTCCAAAGTCTTCACAGCCAGCACAGAGGCATTAAAATCTGAATTGGCAgaggccaaagaaaaaaattcccTGCCTGTAAAGAGACTGAAATCCCCAGGGACATCTGACATCGACTTTATTGCTGCAGAAAAGAATTCTGCGGATGCAGAAATGTTGGAAACTGCTCAAGTACAAGAGGACTCCCCAAAAAGCTTAAATACAGTCCTTTCTGAACTACCGGATAGGTCTGACAACTGCAAAGAAATCCAAATGAATGTTGCCGCTGCTGAAGCACTGGAACCTGAAAACCCTGATCCTGAAATGACCTCTCTCAACTCATCGCCTAGCAAGAGGAAGAGAAGGCGCCGAAAGTTCCGAACCAAAGTCAACTCTTCTTCTTCGCAAGAGAGTAACACCGGGGACGTGGAATCATCTGGAATGTTGGCATCGCAAGACACTCTTACTGAGCACAGTCAAGAGGGCTTGGATTCTGAGGCTTTTGCTGCACACGCCAAGACTCTCGCTGAGGAGGCGAATGAGAAGCTGCAAGTCTCAAAGTCCTCACCAGAGGAGACTACACCGATAGTTGTGGGAAAGCAATGTCATTCTGTCAATGAGGATCACTCAGTTGTCCCAGTGGAGGAAGCTCAGACTTGCGCTCTTGGACAAAGGCAAGAAGAGTGTTCAAATGCTGCAGAGGGTTCAGCCGCCAATGTAGAGAAGACGTCACACCCGATGTTAGAAGACATTCTACCCCTACATGAGAGTCTTCGGGATGAGGAGGTACAAGATGAAGAGAGAACCCAGACGTCAAACACAGATGGCGATCCAAAAAGTGCTCAAAGTGACGTTTGTACCACTGAATCAACATTGAGCGCAATCTCCCAGGATTCTTCTCCGGCAAAGCTGAAGGACCTGGAGGCGGAGTTGATTCCAGACCTGGTCCAGAGCCCGTGCGCTAACAAGACCAAAGGAACCTGGTCGCCTTCAGCCTCTCCTTCAACCAGCATCCTCAAAAAAGGCCAAAAGAGACCTGTGGAGGAGGAGACACCCTCACCTCTCGTCAAG TCCAGGCGCGTGTCTTTTGCCAATCCCATTCAACACCAGGAGACGGCCGACGACATCGACCGCCGCAGTCCTGCTGTCAGAACGAGCTCCCCCAGAAGAGGAAAAGTCGGCACCATACCCCTGCCGAAA TTTGTCACGACGCCAACAAAAGGTCCGCTGACTACAAGTCCCAGGAATCTTCACAGTCCAAATTTCAGGAGTTCCAAAAAATGCCTG ATTTCTGAGATGAGTCGGGAGCCTCGGCCCGTTTCCAAAAATTGCATCTATCCCGCGCTGGTCGGATGCGCCGCACCCATCGAAGCGGTGCTGCCTCAGATATCGTCCAACATTTG GTCCCGTGGTTTTGGGCAGCTCTTGCGAGCGCGTAACATCAAAACGGTCGGCGACCTCAGTGCTCTGACTCCCAGTGAAATTAAGACTCTACCTATTCACTCACCAAAGATTTGCAATGTCAAGAAAGCCCTTAGGTCCTACGAGCAGCAG CGGAAAGGCCGAGGGTTAGATGAGCTGAAGAGTTTCGTGGAAATGGAAATGATGACTTCGGAGCCAGAGGAGACGCGAAACCCGGATGGAGAAGAGAAACCCACCGACATGTTAG CCACAGGTTTAACCAATGAGCCCGCTCCTGCCAAGCTGGAGGAAGAGCGGTCTGAGGCAACGCCGGATTCAAGTGCGTCTGGAGCATCCGAGGACCCGTCGGCAGGTCCGGAGGGTCTTCTGGCCCGACTGGATGCCCTTGACTGCGCAGTGACGCCGCCCCATCTGAGCGGCTGCTCGCCTCAGCAGCTGTTTGACGTCCACGAGCACCTGACGCTTCTGATGAGAAGAGTCATGTCTGAGATGCAGGGCCGCCTCGCCCCTGCCAATGAGCAACCCTGA